The Streptomyces sp. JB150 genomic interval AGCAAACCCCGGCCGTCGCCACCGAGATCGCCGACAAGCTCGGCACGAACAAGGCCGCCGCCTTCGACATCTCGGCGGGCTGCGCCGGCTTCGGATACGGCCTCACCCTCGCCAAGGGCATGATCGTCGAGGGTTCCGCCGAGTACGTCCTGGTGATCGGCGTGGAGCGGCTGAGCGACCTCACCGACCTGGAGGACCGCGCGACGGCCTTCCTGTTCGGTGACGGCGCCGGCGCCGTCGTCGTCGGCCCCTCGGACGAGCCGGCCATCGGCCCCACCATCTGGGGCTCCGAGGGCGACAAGGCCGAGACCATCAAGCAGACCGTGCCGTGGACGGACTACCGCACGGGCGACGTCGAGCGGTTCCCCGCGATCACGCAGGAGGGCCAGGCGGTGTTCCGCTGGGCCGTCTTCGAGATGGCGAAGGTCGCCCAGCAGGCGCTGGACGCGGCCGGCATCACCGCCGACGACCTGGACGTCTTCATCCCGCACCAGGCCAACGAGCGGATCATCGACTCGATGGTGAAGACCCTCAAGCTGCCGGAGACCGTCACGGTCGCCCGCGACGTGCGCACCACCGGCAACACCTCGGCCGCCTCGATCCCGCTCGCGATGGAGCGGCTTCTGGCGACCGGCGAGGCGAAGAGCGGCGACACCGCGCTCGTCATCGGATTCGGGGCGGGTCTCGTCTACGCCGCGTCGGTCGTTACCCTCCCCTAGGCACTCCGTGCCGGATCGTGCCGATCCGTCACGGACGCCACCGCCACACCCTCTGGAAAACAACGAAGGAGCGCCAACATGGCCGCCACTCAGGAAGAGATCGTCGCCGGTCTCGCCGAAATCGTGAACGAGATCGCCGGCATCCCGGTTGAGGACGTCCAGCTGGACAAGTCCTTCACCGACGACCTGGACGTCGACTCGCTGTCCATGGTCGAGGTCGTCGTCGCCGCCGAGGAGCGCTTCGACGTCAAGATCCCCGACGAGGACGTCAAGAACCTCAAGACCGTCGGCGACGCGACCGAGTACATCCTCAAGCACCAGGCCTGATCCTCGATCAGGCTGCTGCCTGCCCCGCCACCCGGCGGTGGCGCCGCTGAATCCACCGATCTGGAGAAAGAATTCCCGTGAGCCCGACCAATCGCACCGTGGTCGTCACCGGTATCGGCGCAACCACACCGCTGGGTGGCGACGCAGCCTCCACCTGGGAGGGCCTGGTCGCCGGGCGCTCCGGCGTCAAGCCCCTCGAACAGGACTGGGCCGCCGAGCAGGCGGTCCGGATCGCCGCGTCCGTGGCCGTGGAGCCCTCCGAGGTCATCCCGCGGCCGCAGGCCCGCCGGCTGGACCGGTCCGCGCAGTTCGCGCTGGTCGCCGCCCAGGAGGCGTGGGCCGACGCGGGCTTCACCGGCAAGGCCGGTGAGGACGGCTCGGTCGACCCCGACCGGCTGGGCGCGGTCATCGCCTCCGGCATCGGTGGTGTGACGACCCTGCTGGACCAGTACGACGTGCTGAAGGAGAAGGGCGTCCGCCGCGTCTCCCCGCACACCGTCCCCATGCTCATGCCGAACAGCCCGTCGGCGAACGTCGGTCTGGCCGTGAACGCCCGCGCGGGTGTGCACACGCCGGTCTCCGCGTGCGCGTCCGGCGCCGAGGCCATCGGCTACGCCATCGAGATGATCCGCACCGGCCGCGCGGACGTGGTCGTCGCCGGCGGTACGGAGGCGGCCATCCACCCCCTGCCGATCGCCGCGTTCGGCAACATGATGGCGATGTCCAAGAACAACGACGACCCGCAGGGCGCGTCCCGGCCGTACGACGTCGCGCGGGACGGCTTCGTCCTCGGCGAGGGCGCCGGTGTGATCGTCCTGGAGTCCGCCGAGCACGCCGCCAAGCGCGGGGCGCGGGTGTACGCCGAGGCGGTCGGGCAGGGCATCTCCGCCGACAGCCACGACATCGTGCAGCCGGAGCCGGAGGGCCGCGGCATCGCGCACGCGCTGCAGAACCTGCTGGAGCGCACCGACCTGGACCCGGCGGAGATCGTGCACGTCAACGCGCACGCGACGTCGACGCCCGCCGGTGACGTGGCCGAACTGAAGGCGCTGCGGAAGGTGTTCGGTGACGAGGCGGACCACTTCGCGGTGTCCGCGACGAAGTCGATGACCGGGCATCTGCTGGGTGGTGCGGGCGGTGTCGAGTCCGTCGCCACGATCCTGGCGCTGTACCACCGGGTGGCGCCGCCCACCATCAACATCGAGAACCTCGACCCGGAGGCGGAGGCGAACGCGGACATCGTCCGCGGGGAGGCGCGGAAGCTGCCCGTCGAGGGCCGTATCGCCGCCCTCAACGACTCGTTCGGGTTCGGCGGGCACAACGTGGTGCTGGCGTTCCGGACGGTGTGACTGTCGTCGGTCGTGAGGAGCGGCCCGTCCCCTTCGGGGGGCGGGCCGTTCGCCGTTCCGTCGACGGTGCGTTGCCGGGTGCGGACCGTGGGGCTTCTCGCGCGGTTCCCCGCGCCCCTTGGGTGGGTTCTCCCGACCGTGTGGTCTACACGACCTGGTGGAGCCAGCGGACCGGGGCGCCCTCGCCCGCGTATCTGAAGGGCTCCAGTTCGTCGTCCCAGGGCTTGCCCAGCAGCTTGGCGATCTCCGCTTCCAGGTCGGTCTCGCCGCGCTGGGAGCGCAGCAGGGCGGCGCGCAGGCGGTCCTCGGGGATCAGGATGTCGCCGTGGATGCCGGTGACGGCGTGGAAGATGCCGAGGTCGGGAGTGCAGCTGTAGCGCTCGCCCTCGGCGGTGGGGCAGGGTTCCGCGGTGACCTCGAAGCGCAGCAAGTGCCAGCCGCGCAGCGCGGAGGCCAGCTTGGAGGCCGTGCCCGCCTCGCCCTGCCAGGAGAACTCCGAGCGCCAGGTACCGGGGGCGGCGGGCTGCCGGATCCAGTCGAGGTTGACGCGCGTGCCGAGCACCCCGGCGACGGCCCACTCGACGTGCGGGCACAGCGCGCGCGGCGCGGAGTGCACGTACAGAACTCCACGTGTCGTCACCGGTACCTCCGGGCTGAGCGGGACTGGGGGCGGACGGGCGGGCGGCGGTGGCCCTGCAGGCCACGTTGATGGCGAGGCTACCGTGCGACGGCGCAAGGAGTGTGACGTACCGTCGGTCCCGGTACCGGGAAACCTCCGCCATTCACCCGGCAGGACGCCTGTGCGGGTGTGACCCGTTCCATGGGATGCGCCGGGAACCCTGGGACGCTGTCATGGGTTGAGGAACATGACACGACATCACGGGTGACAAGGGATGGACCAGGGCATGCGGAAGCCGCGCGACCGTCGCCGCCGTGCGCGGGCGGTCCTGGCGGGGATGACGGCGGCCGCCGTGCTGGGGGTCACCGGGTGTGACGTCGTGGGCGGTGACGCGCCGAGTCCGTCGGGCAGCGCCGCCCGCCGCGCGTCGCCCACGCCGACCCCGGACTGGGACACCACCCCGCGGTCGGTCGCCGCGGTCGGCGACTCCATCACCCGCGGCTTCGACGCCTGCACGGTCCTGTCGGACTGCCCCGAGATGTCGTGGGCGACCGGCACCAGTCCCGAGGTCGACAGTCTGGCCGTGCGGCTGCTGGGGCGGTCGCGGGCGGCCTCGCACAGCTGGAACTACGCGGTGACCGGGGCGCGGATGGCGGATCTGCCCGGGCAGATGGCGCGGGCGGCGGCGCGCCGGCCGGAGCTGGTGACGGTGATGGCGGGCGCGAACGACGCCTGCCGGGCCTCGGCGGACGCGATGACGCCGGTCGCCGACTTCCGCGCGGACTTCACGGAGGCCCTGCGCACCCTGCGCCGCGGCGCGCCCAAGGCGCAGGTGTACGTGGCGAGCGTGCCCAATCTGCTGCGGCTGTGGCAGCAGGGGCGGACCAGCGCGCTCGGCCTGCAGGTGTGGAAGCTGGGGATCTGCCCGTCGATGCTGGGTGACGCCGAGGCGCTGGACGCGGCGGCGCGGCTGCGGCGGTCGACGGTGCACGAGCGGGTGGAGGCGTACAACCGGGTGCTGCGCGAGGTGTGCGCGCGGGACCGGTACTGCCGCTCCGACGGCGGCGCGGTGTTCGCCAACCGGTTCGGGGTGGCGCAGCTGAGCCAGTGGGACTGGTTCCATCCGAGTGTGGACGGCCAGGCGCGGCTCGCGGAGATCGCCTATCGCACGGTGACGGCCCGCAAGGCCCCTTAGGAGGCGGCGGCGCCGGCCGGGCGGGCGCGGGCGGCGGATCGGGGGCTGACGGGACGAGCCCCGGTCCGGTGTCAGGTGCCGGACCGGGGCTGCTCGGCAGGACGAGTCGTCCCAGGGTTCAGACGGTAACCGGCACGGTGATCCTGCGGTCGGCGATCGAGCGTCCCGCCTGGATCTCGTACGAACCCTTCACAAACGACCACGAGTTGCTCGTCTCGTCCCAGATTTCGAACGCCCGGCGGGGGAGGTCGACGCGGGCCTCGGCGGTCTCGCCGGGGGCCGCCTCGACGCCCGCGAATCCGGCGAGCCAGCGCGCCGGGCGCTCGGCGTCGGGCGCGGCGGGGGCCAGGTAGACCTGGACGACCTCGCGGCCGGGGCGCGCGCCGGTGTTGCGGACGCGGACCGTGACGGTGCTGCCGTGGACTTCGGCGGACTCGTAGGCCCAGGTGGTGTAGCCGAGGCCGTGGCCGAAGGGGTACGCGGGGGTGCGGCCCGCCTTCTGCCAGGCGCGGTAGCCGATGAAGACGCCCTCGTCGTAACGGAGTTCGCCGTTCTCCGGGGTGACCCGGGTGACCGGGGCGTCGGCGAGGGCGCCCCAGGTGGTGGGGAGGCGTCCGCCGGGTTCACGGGCTCCGGTGAGCACGTCCGCGAGGGCGGCGCCGCCCTCCTGGCCCGGGAACCAGGTCAGCAGCACGGCGGCGACCTCGTCGCGCCACGGCAGCTCCACCGGGGAGCCCGCGTTGACGACGACCACGGTGTCGGGGTTGGCGGCGGCGACCGCGCGGACCAGGTCGTCCTGGCGGCCGGGCAGCCGCAGGTCGGT includes:
- a CDS encoding ketoacyl-ACP synthase III, whose amino-acid sequence is MSKIKPAKGAPYARILGVGGYRPTRVVPNEVILETIDSSDEWIRSRSGIQTRHWANDEETVAAMSLEASGKAIADAGITAGQIGAVIVSTVTHFKQTPAVATEIADKLGTNKAAAFDISAGCAGFGYGLTLAKGMIVEGSAEYVLVIGVERLSDLTDLEDRATAFLFGDGAGAVVVGPSDEPAIGPTIWGSEGDKAETIKQTVPWTDYRTGDVERFPAITQEGQAVFRWAVFEMAKVAQQALDAAGITADDLDVFIPHQANERIIDSMVKTLKLPETVTVARDVRTTGNTSAASIPLAMERLLATGEAKSGDTALVIGFGAGLVYAASVVTLP
- a CDS encoding acyl carrier protein, coding for MAATQEEIVAGLAEIVNEIAGIPVEDVQLDKSFTDDLDVDSLSMVEVVVAAEERFDVKIPDEDVKNLKTVGDATEYILKHQA
- the fabF gene encoding beta-ketoacyl-ACP synthase II; the encoded protein is MSPTNRTVVVTGIGATTPLGGDAASTWEGLVAGRSGVKPLEQDWAAEQAVRIAASVAVEPSEVIPRPQARRLDRSAQFALVAAQEAWADAGFTGKAGEDGSVDPDRLGAVIASGIGGVTTLLDQYDVLKEKGVRRVSPHTVPMLMPNSPSANVGLAVNARAGVHTPVSACASGAEAIGYAIEMIRTGRADVVVAGGTEAAIHPLPIAAFGNMMAMSKNNDDPQGASRPYDVARDGFVLGEGAGVIVLESAEHAAKRGARVYAEAVGQGISADSHDIVQPEPEGRGIAHALQNLLERTDLDPAEIVHVNAHATSTPAGDVAELKALRKVFGDEADHFAVSATKSMTGHLLGGAGGVESVATILALYHRVAPPTINIENLDPEAEANADIVRGEARKLPVEGRIAALNDSFGFGGHNVVLAFRTV
- a CDS encoding DUF3145 domain-containing protein, producing MTTRGVLYVHSAPRALCPHVEWAVAGVLGTRVNLDWIRQPAAPGTWRSEFSWQGEAGTASKLASALRGWHLLRFEVTAEPCPTAEGERYSCTPDLGIFHAVTGIHGDILIPEDRLRAALLRSQRGETDLEAEIAKLLGKPWDDELEPFRYAGEGAPVRWLHQVV
- a CDS encoding SGNH/GDSL hydrolase family protein; the protein is MRKPRDRRRRARAVLAGMTAAAVLGVTGCDVVGGDAPSPSGSAARRASPTPTPDWDTTPRSVAAVGDSITRGFDACTVLSDCPEMSWATGTSPEVDSLAVRLLGRSRAASHSWNYAVTGARMADLPGQMARAAARRPELVTVMAGANDACRASADAMTPVADFRADFTEALRTLRRGAPKAQVYVASVPNLLRLWQQGRTSALGLQVWKLGICPSMLGDAEALDAAARLRRSTVHERVEAYNRVLREVCARDRYCRSDGGAVFANRFGVAQLSQWDWFHPSVDGQARLAEIAYRTVTARKAP